The stretch of DNA GAAGCTGTTCAAGGCCACGGCCCGCAAGGAAGACCGCTCGATCATGAACGTGCCGTTCGTGACCGGCTCCGACGAGCTGGATGCGAAGTTCGTCGCCGAAGCGAAGCTCGTCGGCTTGGAATCCATCAAGGGCCACCGCAGCGTGGGCGGCATGCGCGCCTCCATCTACAACGCCATGCCCTATGAAGGCGTGAAGAAGCTTGTCGAGTTCATGGAGCAGTTCGAGAAGGAAAACGCGTAGGATCGTCCGGGTTTTCGAGAAGCGTTTCACGTCGGAAAGGGGCTGCAGGCTGCGGCCCCTTTCCTGTAGGGGCGTCGGACGGGCGGCCCTTCTCGCCTTCGCATGGCGCGGGCGCCGTCCGCTTTCTGCGGCGTCGTGTGGAGTTTCACCGCCTCCCGAGGCGCCTTGACGCTGCGTTTGGGGGCGGTGCGCTAGACTGTGAGGCATGAACACCGACATTCCATACCTCGTCTGCTCCATTCTGAGCTTCATCCCCGCCATCATCTTTCATGAGGTGGCGCACGGCTATGCGGCTTTTCGCCTGGGCGACCCTACGGCGAAAAACGCCGGGCGCCTGTCGCTCAACCCCGTGAAACACGTCGATCCGTTCGGCACCGTCATTATGCCGCTTTTGCTCATGGCCATGAACATGCCGGTGTTCGGCTATGCCAAGCCGGTGCCTTACAACCCGCGCTACTTCAAAGACCCGCGCAAGGGCGACCTCGTCGTAGGGCTGGCCGGCCCGTGCGCGAACCTCGTCATGGCGGTCTTCGGCGCCATCGTCTACACGGTCGTCGTTTCGGCCGTTCCCGCGGCGGCCATCTACGCCAACGACGTGCTCTACTATTTCGTCGTGAT from Xiamenia xianingshaonis encodes:
- a CDS encoding site-2 protease family protein; amino-acid sequence: MNTDIPYLVCSILSFIPAIIFHEVAHGYAAFRLGDPTAKNAGRLSLNPVKHVDPFGTVIMPLLLMAMNMPVFGYAKPVPYNPRYFKDPRKGDLVVGLAGPCANLVMAVFGAIVYTVVVSAVPAAAIYANDVLYYFVVMFLPMFSIINLYLMFFNLLPIPPLDGSSIFAFFLPVKYLPQYYKVQQYAFPIFMIAVILVPYVLHFNPIGLYLDVTAGNVFDFLFSFAS